The following are encoded together in the Luteolibacter rhizosphaerae genome:
- a CDS encoding glycoside hydrolase family 2 protein, translating to MRTTPLFALLLTLPAAHAEWKPVEGKIMTKWAKEVTPANAWDEYPRPLLQRENWTNLNGLWSYAIAAKDAAQPGEWAGEILVPFAPEAALSGVGKQLEPNQSLWYKRSIKGAKTAGKRTILHFEAVDYETTVWLNGKEIGKHVGAHTPFSFDITDALKDGDNELLVRAHDATSGYQLVGKQKLDPGGIWYTRVSGIWQSVWMEEVNARAIDDLDYACDIKTGKISVTAKLSGPAVQGEKLKVTAAFKGKPVAENVGSGNVALQIAEPQLWSPDAPNLYDIKVELQDASGKTIDQVVSYTALRELGKTQDKNGNWRFTLNGKSIFHWGPLDQGWWPDGLLTPPSDEAMISDIDYLKAAGFNMIRKHIKVEPRRYYYHCDKVGMLLWQDQVSQGYGPKTEPLGSNPEWTRMAPNPPEGKWSDEGHAQYVTEYKRMVDHLKDQPCIVVWSPFNEAWGQHRTMEVGKMAADYDKSRPINIASGGNFWPVGDIADEHAYPDPNFPLGDKRFNDYVKVVGEFGGHGWPVKGHLWDATKENWGYGGLPQSLDEWKGRYTKSIGVLKGLRRQGISAGVYTQTTDVEGEINGLLTYDRVEKVPASWLKPIHDSLLATPDAAAYAPIVATSEQQAQEWKFTTENPGSGWEAAGFDDKAWKEGKGGFGTRDTPNTKVNTEWSGPSIWLRREFSVSAAPKGKPVLRIYHDEDATVFLNGQEIAKLSGHTSGYVLIELDDKAAAALKTGKNLLAIEVKQTRGGQYIDAGIMDETVVK from the coding sequence ATGAGAACCACACCCCTATTCGCCCTCTTGCTCACGCTGCCCGCGGCCCACGCCGAGTGGAAGCCGGTCGAGGGCAAGATCATGACCAAGTGGGCCAAGGAAGTCACCCCGGCGAATGCCTGGGACGAGTATCCCCGCCCCCTTCTGCAGCGCGAGAACTGGACCAATCTGAACGGTCTGTGGAGCTACGCCATCGCCGCCAAGGACGCCGCCCAGCCGGGCGAGTGGGCCGGTGAGATCCTAGTGCCCTTCGCGCCGGAAGCCGCGCTCTCGGGCGTCGGCAAGCAGCTCGAGCCGAACCAATCGCTCTGGTACAAGCGCTCGATCAAGGGAGCCAAGACCGCGGGCAAGCGCACGATCCTGCACTTCGAAGCCGTGGACTACGAGACCACCGTGTGGCTCAATGGCAAGGAGATCGGCAAGCACGTCGGTGCCCACACCCCCTTCTCCTTCGACATCACCGATGCTCTGAAGGACGGCGACAACGAACTGCTCGTGCGCGCGCATGATGCCACCAGCGGCTACCAGCTCGTCGGCAAGCAGAAGCTCGATCCAGGCGGCATCTGGTACACCCGCGTCTCCGGCATCTGGCAGAGCGTGTGGATGGAAGAAGTGAACGCCCGTGCGATCGATGACCTCGATTACGCCTGCGACATCAAGACCGGGAAGATCTCGGTGACGGCCAAGCTTTCGGGCCCCGCCGTTCAGGGCGAGAAGCTGAAAGTCACCGCCGCCTTCAAGGGCAAGCCTGTGGCCGAGAACGTCGGCAGCGGCAATGTCGCACTGCAAATCGCCGAACCGCAACTGTGGTCTCCAGATGCGCCGAATCTCTACGACATCAAGGTCGAGCTACAGGATGCCAGCGGCAAGACCATCGACCAAGTCGTCTCCTACACCGCGCTGCGCGAACTTGGCAAAACCCAGGACAAAAACGGCAACTGGCGCTTCACGCTGAACGGCAAGTCGATCTTCCACTGGGGCCCGCTCGACCAAGGCTGGTGGCCGGATGGTCTGCTCACGCCGCCTTCCGACGAGGCGATGATCTCCGACATCGATTACCTGAAGGCTGCGGGCTTCAACATGATCCGCAAGCACATCAAGGTCGAGCCGCGCCGCTACTACTACCACTGCGACAAGGTGGGCATGCTGCTGTGGCAGGATCAGGTCAGCCAAGGCTACGGCCCGAAGACCGAACCGCTCGGCTCCAACCCGGAGTGGACGCGCATGGCGCCGAATCCACCGGAAGGCAAGTGGTCGGATGAAGGCCACGCGCAGTATGTGACCGAATACAAGCGGATGGTCGATCACCTGAAGGATCAACCCTGCATCGTGGTCTGGTCGCCCTTCAACGAAGCCTGGGGCCAGCACCGCACCATGGAAGTCGGCAAGATGGCGGCGGACTACGACAAGAGCCGCCCGATCAACATCGCTTCCGGCGGTAACTTCTGGCCCGTGGGCGACATCGCCGACGAGCACGCCTACCCTGACCCGAACTTCCCGCTCGGTGACAAGCGTTTCAACGACTACGTGAAAGTCGTGGGCGAGTTCGGCGGCCACGGCTGGCCGGTGAAGGGCCACCTTTGGGATGCAACCAAGGAGAACTGGGGCTACGGCGGACTACCGCAGTCGCTGGACGAGTGGAAGGGCCGCTACACCAAGTCGATCGGCGTGCTCAAGGGACTCCGCCGCCAAGGCATCTCGGCCGGCGTTTACACCCAGACCACGGACGTGGAGGGCGAAATTAACGGCCTGCTGACCTACGACCGCGTCGAGAAGGTGCCGGCCTCCTGGCTGAAGCCGATCCACGACTCGCTGCTCGCCACCCCGGACGCCGCGGCCTATGCGCCGATCGTCGCTACCTCCGAGCAACAGGCCCAAGAGTGGAAGTTCACCACCGAGAATCCCGGCAGTGGCTGGGAAGCCGCGGGCTTCGACGACAAGGCCTGGAAAGAAGGCAAGGGCGGCTTCGGCACCCGCGACACCCCGAACACGAAGGTGAACACGGAGTGGAGCGGCCCCTCCATCTGGCTGCGCCGTGAGTTCAGCGTCTCCGCCGCGCCCAAGGGCAAACCGGTGCTGCGCATCTATCACGATGAGGACGCCACCGTCTTCCTGAACGGCCAAGAGATCGCCAAGCTCAGCGGCCACACCAGCGGCTACGTGCTGATCGAGTTGGACGACAAGGCGGCTGCCGCTCTCAAGACCGGCAAGAACCTGCTCGCCATCGAGGTCAAGCAGACCCGCGGCGGCCAGTATATCGACGCCGGCATCATGGACGAAACGGTGGTGAAGTGA